The DNA region GACCGAACCGGCAACCTCAGCCCTTATGATATCCCTGATGCTCCCCTCACAGCCCGAGACGCCATGGGCGTCGGACAACTTCCGCAACAACTCTTTTACCATTCTTCGCTCACCTCATCAACTCCCCCAGACGCGCGATCGCCCTGGTGAGGTTCTGTCTCGATGTCGCGTAACTGATACGCGCGTAATCTGGCGCCCTGGAACCAAAAGCATCACCCGGCACGATTATGACACCGTTTGCAATGGCCTTCTGTATCAGGTTCTGCCCCATAGGAACAAACATATAGAACGCACCCTCGGGTCGCGGGAAATCAAACCCGAGCCCGGTGAGCCCCTCGTAGAGCAGGTCGCGCCGCGCACGATACTCCTCCCGCATCCGTGCAACAGGCGTCTGGTCGCCTGTGTATGCGGCGACCGCGGCATACTGCGATATTGATGTCGCGCACGCCTGAGCATACTGGTGCACCTTGAGCAACTGCGGGATGTAGTCTTCTGAGGGGGCTGCCAGGTAGCCTACCCTCCAGCCGGTCATGGCGTAGGTCTTGCTTGCGGCGTTGACGGTGATGACATCGTCACCAAAACGGGCCGCGCTGACGTGTTTCTTCTCGTAAACGAAGTGTTCGTAGACCTCGTCCGAGACGACGGTAACCCCGCGGTCGTTTGCATACTCCACAAGGGCGCGGATAGACTCCTCGCTCTCGACAGCACCCGTCGGGTTTCCCGGCGAGTTCAGGACAAGGAGCCGGGCCCCGTCCATCAGTTCTTTCGCCTGTTCAACGTCCACATGAAGGTTCGAGTCGAGTGGAACACCAACGGGGCGCCCGCCGGCGATGACCGCAAGGGCAGCGTAGGAGAGGAAACCCGGGTCAGGGACCAGGACACGGTCGCCCGGGTTTACAAGCGCCTCCATGACCAGGTGGAGCGCCTCGCTCCCTCCTGCCGTGACCAGGATCTGCTCCGGCAGGTATGTTAGATTGTTCTCGCGTGCAAACTTCCCGCAGATCGCCTCCCGGAGTTCCGGAATCCCTGCGTTCGGCGTGTAACCCGTTCTACCCTCTCTTATGGCGGCGATTGCTGCCATCTTGATATGGTCGGGCGTGTCAAAGTCCGGCTGCCCGATGCCAAGGTTGATCGCGTCCTGTCCACCGGCATCAAAGAGCCTGCGGATCCCGGACATCTCTACCCCCAGCACCCGGTCGGCATACCTGTGTTCTTTCATACACTTACCTCACTCAATGTTTGCGTGCCGGCACTGGAGATCCTCCGGCCGGCAGCTCATGATCTCCATCAATCTGGAGATGATCGCGTCTGCAAAGACCATGGCAGCCGTCTCAAAGATGGTGCCAAGCGGCGCAAACGATCTATGCTCCCCCATCATCTGCCGGATCTCGAACTCTGCAGACTCGTCAGCCACCTTGTCGCGCTGGCTCTCGATGATGACGACACAATCAGCGATTCGGGCGATTCGTGAGTCTCTCTTTGAGGTGATGAGGCAGAGCCTTCCGCCGATCCCCTTTGCAGTCTCAGCGATATCCGCAATCGTCCTGGTCGCGCCAGACCCCGAGAAGACGATGATGAGATCTCCCGGCTTCATGGCCGGTGTCACCGTCTCCCCGACGACATACGCCGTGAACCCGAGGTGCATCAGGCGCATGGCAAACGCTTTTGCCACGAGCCCTGAACGGCCGGCGCCCATGGTATAGACACGGTTTGCGTTCAGGATCTCAGAGATCAACGCCTCGATCTCCTCATCGGAGATCTCGTCTGCGGTGGTTATGATCCTGGCCGCCATCAACCGCATCATCTTCTTAACCGGGTGATCAGTCATACTAACTCCGGAGTTAAGTTTAAGCGAATCATACATTAGAATATCCCGGTCACTCTGGAGCGGAAAGGATCAGGATGTTACGCACGGGTTTGATTGAACCGCCGCGGTATCCACCTGGAACTCGACCATCACTGGAGTTGCCCGCCACGGATGTTAACCCTATCGGATCCCCCTGATGATGCAGTTTGACGGTTTCAGGGAGGCGCGATCCACAACCCGGCAGGGGAGGGGTGATGATCTGTCAAAGGCATCAGTATTTATACCACCGCCCCTTCTCATCGAATTCCCCCTGCAACTCCTGCAACCGCGCCGCACCAGAGGCGCGGTTGCTGAAAAAACTCGCCTTGTATGTGTAGTGGAACGCCGAAAAAATGAAGATCACAACGGCATAGACGATTGCAGTTATCCATACCCCCTCTGTCCCGATGAGGGCCAGGAGGTCCTCCGGCATCAGCGTCTGAAGTTCTGCCGGGCTCATGCTGACGAGCGGTTCAAGTTTGTCCACGAGGAGGGCCGACCAGGCAAAGAGGGCCAGAAAACCGAGAACGACCAGAACGAGTATGTTTATCAGGTAGAAGGCCAGGACGCCCCAGAGGTTGTTCATGACGAACTCAACGCTCCTCCGGATCGACTCAAAGACCTTCGTCCCCTCAAAGACCGCTGCGGTGTCGTAGAAGAACGTGAAGAAAGCAATCGAGAGAGCCACGCCGAGGATGAGTGCAGCCATGTTTGCCGCGATGCCCCCACCGATAAGCGCGAGCGGGATCGCAAGCAGAAAGACCGTCAGCATGATGGCAAAGTAGATCACAAACGATGGCAGGAGTATACGGAAGTAGCAGTGCTTCCCCGATCGCACAAACTCTGAGCCTGAGAAATTCTTCTCCTTGATCACACCGTAAACCCCGCCGGCAACGAATGGCATCACGAGAACCTGCAGGAGCAGCAGCGGTTGCGCATAGAACGTCCCGACCTCGAGCGGAACGACAAGATCGAGGACGGCGAGAACGCCCATGACAAGACCGATCAACCAGAGGATGGGGTGCCGCCGGAGCAGGCCGGCGGCATCGGTGACCGATTTGAGCGCCATGTTCACCGATTCCTTGGCATGGCAACGATCTCGCGCACCTGCAGATCGAAGAAAGATGCGGTGTGTGCAGGGCGGATGACACAGACTGTATCAGCACCGCTGGCGGTGCCGCCTGCCGCGACCACCTCTTCATCGACGCCGACCACACCCTGGTCGGCCGCGATAAGAACGCACTCAACCGCGACCTTCAGGCCGACCGCGAGAATGCGCCGCAGCGCCTCGGCGATCGCCTCGGTGCGGGAAGATCCCCCAAGCCGCTGTGAACGTGATATGGCGCGTTCAAGCCCGGAGAGAGCATGCGTTCCGGTGACGATCTTAACACCGTCCGCACGGAGAGCCGCGGCAGCCTCAGGTGAGAACTCCCACTCACCGGATTTTGAGAAACCGACCACATGGGTGACAACGATGAGTTCAAGACCCGTTCCCTTCATGGCATCCCGGAAGAGAAGCGCTGTGCGGCCGGTGGTGCTCGCGACAACGATCTTCTTGATCCCGAGTTCCTGTGCCCGCTCGACGGCAAAATGGGCTGCATCGTGCGTGTTCTCCGCGCCGGGTGAGTCAAAGTAGTAGGTATTCCGCGTTACAAAGCCCATGCACTCATGTTGTCATTCCTCCTAATTGAATCTCCCCCCAGGGCCGGCGGGAAAGAAGATGATAAATGGTGGTTGCCCCAACACTACTCCCAACGCTAACAGGAGACACCCTCATGATCAGACTGGCCATTGCAGGAAAACCGAACTGCGGGAAATCAACGTTTTTTAAGGCGGCAACCCTGGCTCAGGCTGAGATTGCCAGTTACCCGTTCACAACCATCGATGCCAACCACGGCGTCGCGTATGTAAGGACAGTCTGCCCCTGCAAGGAGATGCATGTCCCGTGTGAGAACTGTGTGGACGGTATCCGATTTGTTCCTGTCGGGCTGATCGATGTGGCAGGTCTTGTCCCCGATGCTCACCTGGGGAGGGGGCTTGGAAACCAGTTCCTGGACCATCTCAGGCAGGCAGATGCGATTCTGCACATAGTGGATGCCAGCGGTGCGACGGACGCTGAAGGAAACCCGGTTGAGATCGGGTCGCGTGACCCCATAAAGGACATCGAGTTCCTGCAGTATGAGATCTCGATGTGGATGTACGGCATCCTCTCGCGAAACTGGGCGAAACTCCAGCGCCAGGCCCAGGCACGGGAATTCTCACTGGCAACAGCGATTGCGGAGGTGTTTGCCGGTCTTGGTATAACCTATGAACACGTTCACGATGCCACCAAAACGGTCGGGGTGGACCTGCGAACGGCGGGAGAGGAGGAGATGGTGGAGTTCTGCCGTGAGTTGATGAGGATCAGCAAACCAATGCTGATCGTCGGGAACAAGGCCGATCAGGCGCCGAAAAAGTGCCTTGACCGGCTGGCGGGGCGCGATCTCATCTTTGCAAGCGCGGCCGGTGAACTTGCCCTCAGGATGGCCGCAGAGGGGAAGTTTATCCGCTATCTCCCGGGTGATCGGAATTTTGAGATTCTTTCCGGCGCAAACCTCAGCGCTGCCCAGCGTGCCGCCCTGCAGAAGATAGCCGTTTTCATGGAGATGTTTGATGGGACAGGCGTCCAGAAGGCGCTGGATACGGCGGTCTTCAAACTTCTGGACCGGATCGTGGTCTTCCCGGTCGAGGATGAGCATAAACTCACCGACAGCAAGGGGAGGGTGCTTCCAGATGCGTTCCTGATGAAGCGCGGGTCCACTCCTCGCGACCTTGCCTACCAGGTTCACTCAGATATCGGTGAGGGGTTCCTCTACGCCATCGACGCGAGGACCGGGATGCGGGTCAGGGATACTCACGAACTCAAGAACGGTGATATCATCAAGATCGTAAGTGTCCGCAGGTGAACACCTGGGTTCAGGGGGGTATGATGCAGGCGGTTCTTACCGCGCGATCAAACCGATAAGCATTTATGCAAAATCGGGGATAAACGATTGTCATGGGCGGCGAGGTCTACCAGGCCCAGGTTCTCCGGAACTTCTTTGACACCATCACCGGGACGGACAGGAACCTGACGAGGATCTACATGTGCGTGGTTAGCCTTGCCAAACTTCGGATGGAGCCACCCGAGAAGATGACGTTTCTGATCGATCAACTCCGCAAGTCGAGACAGAAACGTGAACTCTCTGTTGATATCATCGATTATATGTGCGACGTGGCGCGTGACCTTGAAATCACCACCGTCCAGACGGCGTTTGGCGTCAGGGACGTCAACAGGGTGGCGGATGAGTTCAGCGGAATAAGTCTTGACTCGCTCTGATCTTTTTTCCCGCTGATCCGGCAGGTATGACATGGTCTTTTTTTTGATGGAGGATGAGCATGGCGGCGCGGGTATAGCCGTCCGATATCCATCGATGGTGCGGAGAGATACCGCCAGCATTCCGGCAGAGGGGGAAAAGAGGGTCAGCAGGGATCTTTTCTATCCCTGCGGGGGCAGGGTGGGGCGGAAGCGGGATGCCCCCAAATGGCGGTGTAGAAGACGAAGATCTCTTGAGGAACCCAACCCTTATCGATCTTCCCTACGCACAACTATGCGATGAATGTCCTCCTCATACAGTCCGAGGGGGTCGACCTCTATACGACGCTGCTTGCCTCCGAGACCAGCAGGCGAGCCCTTCGTTTTTACCGTCCTGACCGACTCACATATGGTATCCGTATCCGGACGGCGTCGCTTGGGAGTGCACTTGCCCTGGTCTCCGAACTTCGGTGGTACATCCAGCGTTACGTTCAGGATGTCCTTTTTGAGCCCGCGGACGGCATCTTCTACTCGTCCGCGCTTGCCCGGCAGGTATACGAACGTGACGTACGGCCTTCACACCCGTGGAGTCACCGCCGCCTCTACAGGGTTGCCAATGACCGGTTGATCGATCTCATATGGATGGAGGAGGGGACGAGACCTGAGTCATACAGCGACCGCACCGAGCGAGGGGATACGTTGCTTGAGGTCTGGTGCACCGCTGAGGAGGCACCGGCGGAAGGGTCATGATGCGCTATCATCGACCGCTCCCCCCTCGCCCTTTCAGGAAGACCCCTTCCACCTCGGCGCGGGGGAGGTCGGTGCCCCTGACCCGCATCTGCCAGCGGTCTGTCCGGAGCGAGACGGGGACTAGCGGCGCAAAGAGTTCCAGGGCCTCGGTCTCTGTGAAGTAGTGGGTTATTATCCCGCTCCCCCGCCGGAACGTCTTCGGTTCAACCTCCACCCCCTTCCCGGCACGCATGTCCTCGATAGAGAAGGCCCTGAAGATGAGCGCGCCGCCGGCTGCGAGCACCCGGCGGACCTCCGATGCCAGGGTGAGACGGTCGCGGGCGGGCAGGTGGCCGGCGAGATGAACCAGGAAGACCATATCAAACACTCCATCCCGGAAGGGGAGGTGGCGGGCATCGGCCAGGACGAAGCCTGCCGCCGCCGTCGCGGGGTGCCGGCGGGCGAGGAGGAGAGCCTCCCTGGAGATCTCGACCGCAATCACGTGCAAAGAGCGTTGGGCGAGCGCCGCCAGGGTCTTTCCGTTCCCGCAGCCGAGTTCGAGGACGGTGGCATCGGCGGGGATCTCCGGGAGCGGCGCCGGAGCTCCTCCCCAGAGGCTCCCCCGCCTGCGGTAGTCCTCGTCCCACGTGGATGGATCGGCGGTCACGGATCAGAGGTCGACGCTCCCCGGCATAACGTTTCGGACGTGTGCACCATCGCGGGGTGTTCGGAGACGGCATTTTGTTCCCTGCGTTGAGAGCATCGAACCACCACTCTCCCCCTGCTTGGCGGATATCTTCCGGGGCGGTATCTGGCAGTCTCGCCGCGGTCTCGCCCGACACTCCTGAAAGATCCTGTTTCCTCTCCGTGCACGGCCACCGGGTCAATCGCCACGCACTGCCCGCCCCCTCTGGAGGGGGTGATCTATAAATACCGTTCAACGGGAAACGCGAGCGACAGGGGAGGGGGATGTTCCACCCCCTCCCCGGCGAGCCCCACCCCAGGGGGCGATTCCCCATCGACACAGTTCCACGGCGGAGATCCTCTCTCTGCCGTCGATGTGAACACCCTGCCGAAATCCGGTCTCCGTCCCCGTGCACGGCTATCCGGACTATCACCACAGACTGCCCGCCCGCCTCGAGAGGGGGTGGTCTACCTCGCACGGAAAAGGGTCTCCAGCGCGGCGGTGATTCGAGTGATCAAACCATGAATTGACCTGGTTTGATGGGCTCGCGCTGAGACCGGGAAACCCGGTAAATCTTTTTAACTCAGACGATCGACCTACCAGCGTGGACCTGACGGATGCCGCCGCAATGATGCTCGCCATGTTGATATTTGCGGGTATAGTTCTCGGGCCCATCATGGCAGAGACAGCCTGGCCCGAAGCCCCCGAACCGGAGGAACCGGAGGGTCTCGCCACCGTCTTAACCGGTCTCAACGAGAGGATCGTGGGCGGCAACTCCATCAACCTGACACCTCTAACCATGCCGGACACGGCAGCCGCGCTGATAATCCCTGACGAGAACGAAACGGCCGCACTGGATGAGAACAGCACGCCAGTCATGCCTGAATATGATGACGACGAACTGATCGGTCTGGTTGAGAACCGCAGCGTCTCGCTCATGCTGCTTGCCATGCAGAACGCTCACGCCCTCTACGCCTGGGATGAAAGAGCGGTCAGGGAGCACGCCGCAACACTCCAGAGTTTCGCGAGGAGCACCCTGAAAGAATCGGCCGGCTTTAGCGTCTCAAGCGACCTGGAGGACGTGAAGACCTGTTTCACCCTTGCCCTTGAGTCTTATGCGGCATATGCTGATATCGTGCAGCAAAACGACAAACTTAACGAAACGCAGGTGGATCTGGCGTTTCAGGAACTTGAACGAGGTTCGCGATATCTGCGCGAGGCTCTTGATGGCCTTGACCAGCAGACCCTTCACGTGCCAGCAGAGGTTGTGGATGTCAATCTCTCGGTAGTGCAACCCTCTGCCGTCCCTGCCGATGCGCTGATGCTGATGCAGCGGTACGTCTACGACGACCGGATCGGGGCAAACGAGATATCGCTCACTCTGGAGTCGGCAGGTATAATCCATGCCTACTGCCTGAAAGGGGAGGAGATCGCGGCTGAACCGGGGCGGGCGTTCCTGGTGGTGGAGGTGAAGGTCGTGAACCTCGGCCATAAGGGAGACCGGCGCGTATACACTATCCGGACGCCTGATGCCAGTGCATTCACGCTCCATTACCGCGGAAACAGTTACCCACCGATAAAACTGGTGCCCGGGACGACGCTTGGCGAGCCGTATGCCGGAGTGACGCTGGATCGATACGAGAAGAAGCATGGCTACATCGTATTTGATGTCCCGGACGCGATCAACCTGAGTGAGTGCTTCATACGGGTCAACCTGGGTGAGGCGGGCTCACCCGTCTGGGCACTGAGAAAGACTGGCTGAGGTGCGGTATTTGAAATGATGCCCCCCACTCTTTCTCAGCACAGTTCTGCCCGCGTGATTGACACATCCCGGCAATCGCCTCAGGTATGGCCGTGATGGTTGAAGTTTGCAGCCGGCCAAAGAAGGGCAGGGGGCAGTGTATGGGAACGGCCGGAAGATGCCCCCCCTCCCAGGCCGGACACAAAGAATATTCCTGTTGCGGGGCATAGGTTTTTCCAGTGGCTATGAGACGCTCGCGCGCGGCAATGGTCGTTGTGGCATGCTGTATTGGAGCAGCCTGTCTCATATTTGTCCTCGTCCCCTCGATCAGTGCGGCGGTCTTTCCTCATCTCCGGGCAGAGGCGCCGGGTCCCGACAGCGTTAATGAGAGCGATCTTACAGCCGCAATCGTGCCCCCAACCGATGACGAGAGGCTGGAGTCGCTGATCGCCGGGGGGAGCGTCAGGCTTCTTGAACTCTCCGTCGGCAAGGTAGGTGCCCTGCATGCCGGTAATGATTCCCTTCTCCGCAGCCAGGCTGCCGGGATGGTCTCTCTTGCGGAGCAGCTCCGCCTCGACGCTGCCGCTCTTTGGGTTTCGCCTGAAAACGAGTCGGTGCGATCGCAGTTCATCGACGCGCTGGATGAGTTTGCAACAGCCGGCAGCATGCTTGAAGACGGCATCCCCACAGACCGAAGCGTGAGGGACGATGCACTGGAGCATCTTGCCCGCGGGACAGATGTTCTCTCTGAGACGCTGCAGGGCTACACCCCCACTCCAACCGTGGAACCGGAGGGTTCCATCGTACCGGCAGACCTCGCCGCTGAGGCCGTTCCAGAGTTTCCTGGCGCTCTGAGACCTGGTGAACGGTTCGTTTATGACGATTCAAGCGGGGACAACACCGCCTCGATAATCATCGGGGGGTTAACCACGTCGAACGGTTTTGAGACGATTGGAACAAAACCGGTGGAGTATACGCCTGGGCCAGGGAATGTATATCTCCTGGTCACCGTTCAGGTGACGCACCTTGGATACAGGGGAGAGGGCACAAGCAGCCGTATAAGGACACCGGCGGAGAGCGCTTTCACCCTCCACTACAACGGTGAGACCTATCGCCCATTGCAGGCGCCAGGGCAGACATCCCGGGGAGGGTCGTACTCGAGCCTGGTTCTTGAGAGGCACGAGTCGAGGGCTGGATACCTCTTCTTTGAGGTGCCGGAAGACTTTGACCCGGCAAACGCCTACCTACAGGTCAGGGTCGGCAGCAACAGCCCGGTCTGGCACCTTGACCCTGCGAAGGCCGCAGGGTAGCATCCCGTTCCCACCGATCCGCACCGTTCGGGTTGAATCATCCTCTTATCGCCGAGAGGGTGTCTTCTTCGCTGGATCATCCCTCACGCGGCCGGCGGTGCGGAAAGAATCATTCAATTCTGTGACGGTCTTCTGGCTTGATACGGATCTTGTCCACGAACGGCTGCAAGCAGCGGTGGAGAGGCTGGCTTTTGATCCAAACGTCCTCCGCGTTGTCCTTTTTGGGTCGTTTGCCGATGGGCGGGCTGTTCCCGGAAGCGATCTTGATATCATGATCGTCCTTGTGCACGATGAACACCCCTTCCTTGAGCGGGTCTCTGCGTACCACACCTGTTTCTCCGGGATCGGGATCGGTATCGATCTCTTCCCCTACACCCTGCTCTTCTCCCGGCAAAAGACCCGGCCGTGACGGCGTGAGATCGCCGGTTCTCAGGGTGCTGGATCTGAAGGCTCACCCTCCTCTCGTTCTCCGCTGGCGGACGGTGGAAAAGCCGTGCCAGGGACGCGGGTGAGACCTCCGCGGGGTCTAACCGGTAACCGACGGAGAACACCCCGTTCATCCGTTCCGGAGATAGTTTCTCCTGCAAAAACCAGCCACATCATCATACAGGTGGAGAGCGGCCTGCAGCGATGGAGATCCACCGGAATCCATCCAGGAAGAGGTTATAACGCTATCCAGGTCCTGCTCCCGTCTCCGTATCCCTTATATACTTCCCCGGCCGAAATGCTTCATCATGGGAGGTCTCTCAATCGCGGTGAAGAGCCTCATGAGCCTTCTGCTCCTGGGGTGCCTTCTCTGGGCTGCTGTATCTGCAGGCTGCATGGAGACCTCCCCCACGCCGGCGACGCCGACACCGACACCGACACCGGGAACGGCATACACCATCTACTCACCCGTCGGGCCGAAACCCGCATTCTCGTCCAGCATCACCTCGCTCCAGAAACGCATGCGCAGCGACGGGTCCTGCTACTGGACGGTTGCCGGGAGCGTGACCAACGAGGGGGATGGAACTGCAAGAAACGTTGTCATCAGGTTCATGCTGATCGACGACGAGGCTAGCATGATCCGCGCGACCGAGACCATTTTTGTACCCCGGTTCCCGGCAGGCGAGACGAAGGCATTCACGGTCGATGCGCTCCCGGGCGAGTGTGACCGGCAATACCACGCCGAGATCGAGGCCACCTGCGACATCCCGTAAGGCCTGTGCTGTCTGGTGCGCACGAGGGGTGGCGGACGCATGGATGCTGCAAAGAGGTGAGAAGAGAATGAAGATAATTGGAATTAACGGAAGCCCCAGGGGTCCGGAAAGCAGGACCCGAAAACTCGTCCAGGCTGTCCTGGACGGGGCAAAGAGCGCCGGGGCGGATGTGGAACTCGTGGACGTCTCCAGACTCCAGATCGAGTACTGCAACGGCTGTCATATCTGCTATGAACAGGGGAAGTGCATAAACGACGACGATTTCACCGAACTCTACGAGAGTATGCTCGATAGCGACGGAATCGTCCTGGGCTCACCCAACTACGTAAACTCGGTCACCGCCCAGATGAAGACCATGCTCGACCGGATAACGGATGCCATCCACTGCCAGATGTTCCTCGGGAAGTACGGCTGCGCCGTCTCCACCGCCGGCGGTTCAGGGGCGGATGAGGTCGCGGCATACCTGAACCGCGTCCTGCTGAGCCTTGGCGCAAACACCGTTGGCAGCGTGGACGTCGTCGTCGGCACAGAGACCGACACGGCAGCGATGGAGGCCGCCGCGAAGAAGGCTTACGACCTCGGCAGGAGACTGGTGCAGGCCATCGAGAACCGCGAGACCTACCCGGAACAGGAGAAGATCCATGCCGATATGATCGAGCACATGGTGGCGCTCGTCACG from Methanoculleus receptaculi includes:
- a CDS encoding pyridoxal phosphate-dependent aminotransferase, whose translation is MKEHRYADRVLGVEMSGIRRLFDAGGQDAINLGIGQPDFDTPDHIKMAAIAAIREGRTGYTPNAGIPELREAICGKFARENNLTYLPEQILVTAGGSEALHLVMEALVNPGDRVLVPDPGFLSYAALAVIAGGRPVGVPLDSNLHVDVEQAKELMDGARLLVLNSPGNPTGAVESEESIRALVEYANDRGVTVVSDEVYEHFVYEKKHVSAARFGDDVITVNAASKTYAMTGWRVGYLAAPSEDYIPQLLKVHQYAQACATSISQYAAVAAYTGDQTPVARMREEYRARRDLLYEGLTGLGFDFPRPEGAFYMFVPMGQNLIQKAIANGVIIVPGDAFGSRAPDYARISYATSRQNLTRAIARLGELMR
- the hxlB gene encoding 6-phospho-3-hexuloisomerase encodes the protein MTDHPVKKMMRLMAARIITTADEISDEEIEALISEILNANRVYTMGAGRSGLVAKAFAMRLMHLGFTAYVVGETVTPAMKPGDLIIVFSGSGATRTIADIAETAKGIGGRLCLITSKRDSRIARIADCVVIIESQRDKVADESAEFEIRQMMGEHRSFAPLGTIFETAAMVFADAIISRLMEIMSCRPEDLQCRHANIE
- a CDS encoding DUF7847 domain-containing protein; translated protein: MALKSVTDAAGLLRRHPILWLIGLVMGVLAVLDLVVPLEVGTFYAQPLLLLQVLVMPFVAGGVYGVIKEKNFSGSEFVRSGKHCYFRILLPSFVIYFAIMLTVFLLAIPLALIGGGIAANMAALILGVALSIAFFTFFYDTAAVFEGTKVFESIRRSVEFVMNNLWGVLAFYLINILVLVVLGFLALFAWSALLVDKLEPLVSMSPAELQTLMPEDLLALIGTEGVWITAIVYAVVIFIFSAFHYTYKASFFSNRASGAARLQELQGEFDEKGRWYKY
- a CDS encoding pyruvate kinase alpha/beta domain-containing protein; protein product: MGFVTRNTYYFDSPGAENTHDAAHFAVERAQELGIKKIVVASTTGRTALLFRDAMKGTGLELIVVTHVVGFSKSGEWEFSPEAAAALRADGVKIVTGTHALSGLERAISRSQRLGGSSRTEAIAEALRRILAVGLKVAVECVLIAADQGVVGVDEEVVAAGGTASGADTVCVIRPAHTASFFDLQVREIVAMPRNR
- a CDS encoding redox-regulated ATPase YchF, with amino-acid sequence MIRLAIAGKPNCGKSTFFKAATLAQAEIASYPFTTIDANHGVAYVRTVCPCKEMHVPCENCVDGIRFVPVGLIDVAGLVPDAHLGRGLGNQFLDHLRQADAILHIVDASGATDAEGNPVEIGSRDPIKDIEFLQYEISMWMYGILSRNWAKLQRQAQAREFSLATAIAEVFAGLGITYEHVHDATKTVGVDLRTAGEEEMVEFCRELMRISKPMLIVGNKADQAPKKCLDRLAGRDLIFASAAGELALRMAAEGKFIRYLPGDRNFEILSGANLSAAQRAALQKIAVFMEMFDGTGVQKALDTAVFKLLDRIVVFPVEDEHKLTDSKGRVLPDAFLMKRGSTPRDLAYQVHSDIGEGFLYAIDARTGMRVRDTHELKNGDIIKIVSVRR
- a CDS encoding DUF5804 family protein, coding for MNVLLIQSEGVDLYTTLLASETSRRALRFYRPDRLTYGIRIRTASLGSALALVSELRWYIQRYVQDVLFEPADGIFYSSALARQVYERDVRPSHPWSHRRLYRVANDRLIDLIWMEEGTRPESYSDRTERGDTLLEVWCTAEEAPAEGS
- a CDS encoding class I SAM-dependent methyltransferase, translated to MTADPSTWDEDYRRRGSLWGGAPAPLPEIPADATVLELGCGNGKTLAALAQRSLHVIAVEISREALLLARRHPATAAAGFVLADARHLPFRDGVFDMVFLVHLAGHLPARDRLTLASEVRRVLAAGGALIFRAFSIEDMRAGKGVEVEPKTFRRGSGIITHYFTETEALELFAPLVPVSLRTDRWQMRVRGTDLPRAEVEGVFLKGRGGSGR
- a CDS encoding nucleotidyltransferase domain-containing protein, producing MRKESFNSVTVFWLDTDLVHERLQAAVERLAFDPNVLRVVLFGSFADGRAVPGSDLDIMIVLVHDEHPFLERVSAYHTCFSGIGIGIDLFPYTLLFSRQKTRP
- a CDS encoding FxLYD domain-containing protein — its product is MGGLSIAVKSLMSLLLLGCLLWAAVSAGCMETSPTPATPTPTPTPGTAYTIYSPVGPKPAFSSSITSLQKRMRSDGSCYWTVAGSVTNEGDGTARNVVIRFMLIDDEASMIRATETIFVPRFPAGETKAFTVDALPGECDRQYHAEIEATCDIP
- a CDS encoding flavodoxin family protein is translated as MKIIGINGSPRGPESRTRKLVQAVLDGAKSAGADVELVDVSRLQIEYCNGCHICYEQGKCINDDDFTELYESMLDSDGIVLGSPNYVNSVTAQMKTMLDRITDAIHCQMFLGKYGCAVSTAGGSGADEVAAYLNRVLLSLGANTVGSVDVVVGTETDTAAMEAAAKKAYDLGRRLVQAIENRETYPEQEKIHADMIEHMVALVTANKDRWPHQYNHWKEAGRIP